The sequence TACATATAGTGCAATACAATTGTGCAATGCTAACCATCCAGAGTTGGGATCAGACCCCAAAGGTGAAGGGCACAGTCCCCAAAAAGACTATCTTCACTTTAAAAGGGAGGCACTGCTTCAGGGATCCCCAGACCACCCACACTTCTGATGAACAGCCTACAAATCTGGAGAGTTCCCAAGAGCCACCTCAGAATTTGCTagaacagctcacagaactcagaaaagccCTATACTCActagtacagttttttttttttttaatagtacagttttattataaaaaaaaaaaaattagatctaGACAAATGAAGAGACACATAGAGtgaagtctgggagggtcctGAACACAGAGGTTCCATGCTTTTTCCTTCCAGAATTAAAATACATCAATCTCCTGGCATGTTGATATGTTCACCAACTAGGAAATGCCACTGAGTTTTCCTTGGGATTTCATCACATAGGCACGATTGATTGAATCATTGATCATGTGACTGAACTCAATATCCAGTCCCTCCTCCACTTCCTAGAGCTCAAAGTCCCAATTCTCTAATCACATGTTTGGTCTTGACCTGTCCCATCCTGAGTCATCTCTTTAACATAAATTCATATGTGATCCAAGGGTCCACCAAGAATCACAAAGGCAATCCTCTCATTCATAAAATTCGAAGCGTTGAGAAACTCCCTCCCAGAAGCCCAGAACAAAGACTAGACAAACTGTTTATTATACAACACCCTAAATTCAGTTTGGTGGTTTAGGCTACCATCCAGGGAAATAAGTACAGATACTGTCACTCACATGGATTAGGCTCTCTCTCTTCATCTTGGCCTCAAATGACTGTGGAAATGATACATCAGGAGATCTGAAGGACTCCATGCCCAACTGAtcctctgtcttctttctctACAGGTATTATGGCCCAGGTGAAAGAAGGTAGGTGAAATGGCTTCTTTCTATCATCAAACTGGGGAAATTCATGAAAATATGGCCTCTCACAACAGCAGTCCTATGGGAGCAAGTGAACAGCCTAGAAGAGATGGGATGATAAAGGATAGAGAGCAAACCCTTCCATTGTTAACCAAATCAGTGGCCAGTCTTGACCTCCCTGGCTTTCCTGGAGCTAAACAATTCATTGTCTGGTGCTTGGAAGAGAAACGGGTCCCTAGCAGCTAGGCATTACTCAAAGCACCACCTATGAATCAACAGCATTGGCTTCACCTGGGAGTGTGTTAGAAATGCCAATTCCCAGTGCTTCCCCAGAACTATTGAATAGTACCTGGAATTCTAACCAGATTCCCATGTGAGTCATGTGCGCCCCGAGACAGGGAGAATTTCAGAGGCAAGATCTTAACagacatttcctttttcagtAAAAGTGGATGACAATCGAGAAGATGGTTCCGTAATTCTGATTTGTGACACGAATGAAAAGAAGGTCACATGGTTTAAAGATACGGAGGACATAAGCTATGGAAACACAGATAAACGTACTTGGAATCTTGGAAGTAGTACCAAAGACCCTCGAGGGATATATAAATGTGAAGGATCAAATAACAGTTCAAAATCACTCCAAATATATTATAGAAGTACGTATCccctttggtttggttttgtgaaATTAAGCAGTACCGGCTGCTCTGGTGAGCTTCTTGTCTGGGGTGGGTGTAGACATAGATGCTAAACAGTAATGTAAGAGTCAGCTTTCTTAATCtcagcttactttttaaaaaatttaacaaagcAGTTCCCCCAACATTTTGAAAAAGCATAGCCTGTCTTATAAAGCCTGGTCACTTTTGGGTAGGCCCCACTGCTTGGAGGTCAGCAGTTTATATAAACCAAGTTAGGATAGGTAAAAGAGACAGGAGATTACAAGTTGAGTGACTGTAGCATGGAGAATGGGATATGGTCTTCCTTTCATTTCAGTAGTTGCTGGTAGTAAAACCACATGGATTTCCCCAGGACTCCTGCACAATAGAGGAACTTCGAAAAGCATTGAGTTCTTAGTCCAAGGATCTTCCAGGCAATTCCTGTGCCATACCACCCAGAGAGAGGCCTGCTGCCCTGGACAGAAATATTATCTCAAGAGAAAAAACTCCAGAATTGAAGGAATTCttgtccttccctctccccacagtGTGTCAGAACTGCATTGAACTGAATCCAGCCACTGTGGTCGGCTTTATCTTCACGGAAATCGTCAGCATTTTCCTCCTTGCTGTTGGGGTCTACTTCATTGCTGGACAGGAAGAAGCTCGCCAGTCAAGAGGTAAAAGAATgttctcagggacttccctggtggtccagtggctaagactccgagctcccagtgcaggcagCCAGAGTTTGATCCACagtcaggcaactagatcccacatgccacaagtaagacccggtgcagccaaataaacaaacaaacaaacaaaaaacaatgttCTTAGATGAGAGCTGAGGCCATCTGGGACCCTCAACCTCCCTCCTACCAAAAGAGACCTAATAGAAGAGGCTGGGTTGGCACGTGTTGCTGATGAGCATGGTCCAGTGAGGCTCTGactctgaaggcagaaggaaaaggacaCTTGGTGTTTTCATAGCATATTTGCCTGTTTCAGGATACAACTCTCTCTGATTTGTCctctgtactttttaaaaaatgactcactgtttatttaattttgtctatttgtttatttttggctgtgggtcttcattgctgcatgcaggcttttggtagttgtggcaagcagggctaCTCTTCTTTGCAGCGCGAGcgctctcattgtggtggcttctctagttgcagcgcatgggctctgggcacagaggctcagtagttgctgcttgcaggcttacttgctcagtggcatgtgtgatcttcccagaccagggatcaaaactgtgtcccctgcacttacagatggattcttaaccactggacgaccagggaagtccctgtcctctgtacttttaaaaaatctgtttatttaaGTAAAACCTGCATTCACAAAAGTGCATGAATCATATATACagctcaaaaatttttttaacaaagcAAACACACAGGCATTCAGCACCCAGTTAAAGAAAGTGAATTAATCCTTGGGGTCACTTCCAGCCTCTACCTAGTCCCCGAAGCAACCACTCTCCTGACTTGTAACAACATTGATTCATTCTGCCTGGTTTTGATCCTTATGTAAATAGACTCACACATGAAGCACTCTTGtgtgtggcttctttcactcaacaatATGCTTGTGAGATCCATCCATAATGTTGTGTGCATTCTTATTGCTATTCAGTACTCCATTgggagaatataacccagtttaTTATTCATTCTGTCTTGTTTATgtgtacattttgtttatttttttgtgcagCTTCAGACAAGCAGACGCTGTTGAACAATGACCAGCTCTACCAGGTAAGTGAATATGAAATCAAAGAGACACTGCTAGTTAGTAGTGGTAAAAATTTGGAATGGGAGTGGGATGGGCAAGTTATTTGGAAGTTACTATGTAAACCAAAACTGCTTAGGACATAACAGACAATGGCATCGTTATCCCTTTGGGTAGGATGGATGAAACAAAGAGAACGGTTGGGAGAGGGGTCAGGATCTAGTGAGAAAAGCTGAAGAACATACTAGGGGCCACACAGAGAGCTAGATGCAGCACCTCCCTCCATCCTTGTCCTCGTCTGCCCccaggaccataaagaaaccacTCCAAAACCTTGAACAGAAAGAGCACTCAATAAGTATGCATCAGTAGAAAAAaaccttatggttaccagggagtaAAGTGAGGAGGGATAAACTAGAATATTGGGCTTGACGTTTACACACTACTATAtctaaaatagacaactaataagaacttgctgtgtagcacagggaacgctacgAAGTACTCTGTGATGGCCAAGTGGGAAAgaatcttgaaaaaagaaaagtggatatatgtataactgactcactttgctgatacctgaaacgaacacaacattgtaaatcaattatactccgataaaacttaaacattaaaaaaaatgacaaaaaacatAAATCTATATACCTgaagaaaggtgaaaaaaattaaagacattggaagtaaaagctaaaaaattttataaatttttttaattaaaaaataaatacatatcaaaTTAATTCATAGAGGATGATGATAAAATGTCCTTTGTAGCCCCTTAAGGAACGGGAAGATGACCAATACAGCCACCTGAGGAAGAACTGAACCCAAGACTCAGAGTAGGTATGTCTTTCTACACTAATTCTAAGGAAGTGCCTTTGCACTACCTGCCATCCCGACTACTGCCAAGCCTATCTCCTTTCCCCAAGCAGCTATAAGGATGGGAGGGTAGGGAGAGTTGACTGATAAtttcctggggggagggggatggctctcctgtgcattgtaggatttatagcagcatccctggcctctctcTGCCAGATGCCAGTAGCACTGCCAAGTTCTGACAACAAAAATATCTCCACATACTGCAAATATCCCCTTGGGAGCAAAGTCGCCCTCAGTTAAGAATCACTGATCTATAATTCTCAAGCCTTTATTAAGCATAGTAGGAAACttttgtatacacatatataaatactatgtttgtgctgtgtgctcagttgctcagtcgtgtccaactctttgcaaccccatagactgtagcccacctggctcctctgtccaacaggattctccagacaagaatactagagtgggttgccatgccctcctccaggggatcttcccaacccagggattgaacccaggtctcccacattgcaggcagattccttaccatctgagccaccagggaagcccaagtaatagtaataacctgtaatggaaaataatttcaaaagtaatatttgtgtgtatgtataactgaatcaccttgctgtgtacctgaaacattgtaaggcaactatacttcaataaaaaatatatatatatttaatgtaatatatatacatgagggggaaaaaaagacctaTATTAATCTTCCAATCAATCAGAAGTTCTGATTCAATCAAACAAAAACTTTAGCCAGGGAAACAGGGCCCAAGCATTATTTGATTTTCTGAAccaattgcattttttaaaatccaggtgTCTTCCCTTCTATCCAGTCCTCAGAAACAAAGCAATACATTTTGGGGCAATCCTAGCAGAGAAATTTTCAGCCCTAAATCTATACTTCCCAAAGGTGACAAATGGAGAAGAAAGGCCATCAGAGCAAATTTAGGCTTCtctcaaaataaaagcaaaacttgtATTAACTGGGTAACTGGGTGCCTGGggaaggcagcagaggataagatggttagatagcatctccaactcaatggatatgaacttgagcaaactctgggagatggtggaggacagggaagcctgccttgctgcagtccatagggttgcaaagagtcggacccaactcaGCGACGGAACAACAAAACTTGTATGGTGTTTCAGGAGCGCCACCTATTGGAAGTAATTCttctagaaagaaaaatggaaagggcAAACAACCTCCTTtatttgaatatctttttttacatttttatttactttctgtgTAAGTCATAATTCACACAGTTCAAATAAGCAGTGAAAGGCCTCCCTCTCACTCCCTACCCAGTCACCCGGTTGCTTTCTCCAGAGGCAAACAATAATACTAGTTTCCAGAAATtagtttggacctaacagaagcagaagatattaagaagaggtggcaagaatacacagaagaactatacaaaaaagatcttcatgattcagataaccacgatggtgtgatcactcacctagagccagatatcctggaatgtgaagtcaagtgggccttaggaagcatcactatgaacaaagctagtggaggtgatggaattccagttgagttatttcaaattctagaagatgatgctgtcaaagtactgcactcaatatgccagaaaatatggaaaactcagcagtggtcacaggactagaaaagatcagtgttcattccagtcccaaagaaaggcaatgccaaagaatgctcaaaccaccgtacaactgcactcatttcatacactatcgaagtaatgctcaaaattctccaagccaggcttcaacagaggaatcagagatgaaattgccaacttccagtggatcatagaaaaagcaagagagacccAGAAAAAAGCatctgcttcagtgactatgctaaagtctttgaccgtgtggatcacaacaaactgtggacaactcttcaagagataggaataccagaccaccttacctgcctcctgcaaaacctgtatgcaggtcaagaagcaacagttagaaccagacatggaacaaaggactggttcaaaattgggaaggagtacgtcaaggctgtatatcgtcaccctgcttatttaacgtatatgcagagtacatcatatgaaaagctgggctggatgaagtacaagccaGAACCATGATTGcaaggagagatatcaataacctcagatatgcagatgacaccacccttacagcagaaagcaaagaggaattgaagagcctcttgatgaaagtgaaataggagagcaaaaaactggcttagaactcaacattcaaaaaattaagatcatggcatccaatcccatcacttcatggcaaatagatggagaaacaatggaaacagtgatagactttatttttttgggctccaaaatcactgcagatggtgactgcagccatgaaattaaaagacacttgcttcttagaaggaaagctatgacaaacctagactgcatattaaaaagcagagacaaagcagagacctttaccaacaaaggtcagcaaagctatggtttttccagtcatcaagtatggatgtgagagttggaccacaaagaaggctgagcaccaaagaattgatgcttttgaactgtggtggtggagaagactcttgagagtcccttggactgcatgg comes from Dama dama isolate Ldn47 chromosome 1, ASM3311817v1, whole genome shotgun sequence and encodes:
- the LOC133058529 gene encoding T-cell surface glycoprotein CD3 gamma chain; amino-acid sequence: MDMEQGKRLAVLILVVTLFQGIMAQVKEVKVDDNREDGSVILICDTNEKKVTWFKDTEDISYGNTDKRTWNLGSSTKDPRGIYKCEGSNNSSKSLQIYYRMCQNCIELNPATVVGFIFTEIVSIFLLAVGVYFIAGQEEARQSRASDKQTLLNNDQLYQPLKEREDDQYSHLRKN